In a genomic window of Streptomyces koelreuteriae:
- a CDS encoding ricin-type beta-trefoil lectin domain protein — MPPLRFRPGLFNPCSRRSTALGSAVTSVAALAVLSGLAVQPGLLGRGFEERTAPVAASGDSYDGFDTKAAEQLREDQCVAVDALRKGGPNLFALAQNSIGLPPDQLHQKLKRDLTDNNSPLHQASYADSASSDQWLKKANDQELAFAKTVMGLSSYPDEPPGEFEVFDKTGLVPWLWQSYSKSIDLFSPFYEPSPTADDKTKAAALAIGDPQYTSGGTPQEQQAWKVWKKNSGKIEPNELFVPRVFADDARIFLGSGGFPRTAPAADTPEYRVAVEDLKARFASCSWHAPIDPNRVLGKEVAQASAEWQQEIASQATQRQQILGANVTATKALQEGTFTLGQVLGQSWLADYATRWQDYYSAGGLGWIGDSPVAIQVPGAAGNCLDVAGGKEANGTPVQIYTCNGGAAQQWTLEGSEDNLYFRNVGSQRCLDVAGNASANGTKIQIYDCYKSKGQSWKGDVRATAPLKSVSTGKCLDLSAFTKSTDARLWDCKVAASQKFLIKPSGHKGTDSPLYPEKAEFDKAKKVVTDAQAAAKKYLATLKTQLENAKKAATASDTAEQAAYGIADAAGAPRGRGLLVGQQKAQVTKGSVAALTAMVKAAETAEAATRASAGDSATIAQRALAQAAQSKAEFRKEAAHAAELQAKAAADAAKVHRDNAKKDKETAEAKLAEALKAEGDAKSAAAKAHAERLAAEAEEKTAKAEKETAEAKQAEAARHKQDAQAEAANAKDAKDKAEAAEATAVARKNDAVKARDKARDLRDDAWDAEQKADAARAKADAKEAFAQAHESDSNAKESRAAADAAAGHADDAEAAAGRARASADAATEAAAEADAAATRAEAAAKRARSHADAAHAAKLKSDAAVKTATSAAADAIKASEHASSEAKTAVELADEAEKLAKTAKSQADEANKEAAKALVASAKAAGFAHVTAQAAVDAGNAAVQVAKPANDAIELGSPYVTTDSAAGLVVLTGQASKSLAEQQQAVADAHAENAQAEAAAAKNLAEQATGDAKAAYQHAANAAGHAATARTYSKEALGYAADAAKAASKATASLARTIEYNRQATEDAEAADKAAGRAEGHAKDARDSADQAALDAEAARTAASEAEQAAKDARAAADRADTAATEAEQAAKDALKYAKEAQEAAESAARKQANQQVASGAGTGIGGTWYVVDDSSVEITDAKQQNDCVIEIGFEGCTVTFKVTFNATVDFFLCTDPEVPATASGCAAADTILVKTEHLTGLKKDVTQYFSKLDLIKQTVVYQILKAVLVQDFVDCWHGSASGCAWAASNFIPGKAFAKIADALIALDAALRTGVGVADAYKALKNLDIDPGSLAALERQANIVEDALSSCRVNSFPADTLVLMADGSRRQISSVREGDLVLATDPETGVHAPQPVTNTFRHGTRRLVDVSLAGGTSLTSTAGHRIYVDGRGWTFVADLRTGDRLRQPDGTSRVVSALRDRSGLAPRAVYDLTVDKLHTFYVGTEGTAGVPTRDVLVHNCLNLRLHEGDRGAHTIKDHVETTPERATNKAKADIAKNPNSPGMTGVWKDLDTAQAAVDEAMKKWLTGMSKKQNGANRQRLDKWMKETPKDTESPTHLLSFEVTLDDTASLGTVYHHTGDSWPAQNIVSITLKRSPHKPGYMVYTSYPKGKKPTT, encoded by the coding sequence ATGCCCCCTTTGCGATTCAGACCGGGGTTGTTCAACCCCTGCTCACGTAGGTCCACAGCGTTAGGTTCGGCTGTCACGTCCGTCGCGGCCCTGGCCGTTCTCAGTGGCCTGGCCGTTCAGCCCGGCCTGCTCGGCCGGGGCTTCGAAGAGCGCACCGCTCCTGTCGCCGCGTCGGGCGACTCGTACGACGGGTTCGACACCAAGGCGGCTGAGCAGCTGCGCGAGGATCAGTGTGTGGCCGTCGATGCCCTGCGCAAGGGCGGGCCCAATCTGTTCGCCCTCGCGCAGAACTCCATCGGGCTGCCTCCCGACCAGCTCCACCAGAAACTCAAGCGGGACCTCACCGACAACAACTCTCCCCTGCACCAGGCCTCCTACGCGGACAGCGCCAGCAGCGACCAGTGGCTCAAGAAGGCCAATGACCAGGAGTTGGCGTTTGCCAAAACCGTCATGGGCCTGAGCTCCTACCCTGACGAGCCGCCCGGAGAGTTCGAGGTCTTCGACAAGACCGGTCTGGTTCCGTGGTTGTGGCAGTCGTACAGCAAGTCGATCGACTTGTTCTCCCCGTTCTACGAGCCGTCGCCCACCGCTGACGACAAGACGAAGGCCGCCGCGCTCGCGATCGGTGACCCGCAGTACACCTCCGGGGGGACACCGCAGGAACAGCAGGCGTGGAAGGTCTGGAAGAAGAACTCGGGGAAGATCGAGCCCAACGAGTTGTTCGTTCCCAGGGTGTTCGCCGATGACGCTCGTATCTTCCTGGGCTCCGGAGGATTCCCTCGCACGGCCCCGGCCGCGGACACCCCGGAGTACCGCGTCGCGGTCGAGGATCTGAAGGCCCGCTTCGCCTCGTGTTCCTGGCACGCTCCGATCGACCCGAACCGGGTTCTGGGCAAGGAGGTGGCGCAAGCGTCCGCCGAGTGGCAGCAGGAGATCGCCTCGCAGGCCACGCAGCGCCAGCAGATCCTTGGTGCCAACGTCACGGCGACGAAGGCGTTGCAGGAGGGCACGTTCACCCTGGGGCAGGTCCTGGGCCAGTCGTGGCTCGCGGACTACGCCACCCGGTGGCAGGACTACTACTCTGCCGGCGGCCTGGGGTGGATCGGCGACAGCCCTGTAGCGATCCAGGTGCCGGGCGCGGCGGGCAACTGTCTGGACGTCGCGGGCGGCAAGGAAGCCAATGGCACGCCCGTGCAGATCTACACCTGCAACGGCGGCGCGGCCCAGCAGTGGACGCTGGAGGGCAGCGAGGACAACCTCTACTTCCGCAACGTCGGCTCCCAAAGATGCCTGGACGTGGCCGGGAACGCGTCGGCGAACGGCACGAAGATCCAGATCTATGACTGCTACAAGTCCAAGGGGCAGTCGTGGAAGGGCGACGTCCGTGCCACCGCGCCTCTGAAAAGCGTGAGCACGGGCAAGTGCCTGGACCTGAGCGCGTTCACCAAGAGCACGGACGCGCGACTGTGGGACTGCAAGGTCGCCGCCTCACAGAAGTTCCTGATCAAGCCGTCCGGTCACAAGGGCACGGACAGTCCCCTGTATCCGGAGAAGGCCGAGTTCGACAAGGCGAAGAAGGTCGTCACCGACGCCCAGGCGGCGGCGAAGAAGTACCTGGCCACGCTCAAGACCCAGCTCGAGAACGCCAAGAAGGCGGCCACCGCCTCCGATACGGCCGAGCAGGCCGCGTACGGCATCGCGGATGCCGCTGGTGCGCCGCGGGGCCGTGGGCTGCTGGTCGGCCAGCAAAAGGCGCAGGTCACCAAGGGGTCGGTGGCGGCGCTGACGGCGATGGTGAAGGCCGCTGAGACCGCCGAGGCGGCGACCCGGGCGTCTGCGGGTGACAGCGCGACCATCGCCCAGCGCGCTCTCGCCCAGGCCGCGCAGTCGAAGGCCGAGTTCCGCAAGGAGGCGGCCCATGCCGCGGAGCTGCAGGCGAAGGCCGCGGCCGACGCGGCGAAGGTGCACCGCGACAACGCCAAGAAGGACAAGGAGACCGCGGAGGCCAAGCTCGCCGAGGCGCTGAAGGCCGAGGGCGACGCCAAGTCGGCCGCCGCCAAGGCCCACGCAGAGCGTCTGGCCGCCGAGGCCGAGGAGAAGACAGCCAAGGCGGAGAAGGAGACCGCCGAGGCCAAGCAGGCCGAGGCAGCCCGGCACAAGCAGGACGCCCAGGCCGAGGCGGCGAACGCCAAGGACGCCAAGGACAAGGCCGAAGCCGCCGAGGCGACCGCGGTCGCGCGCAAGAACGACGCGGTCAAGGCCCGTGACAAGGCCCGCGATCTGCGCGACGACGCCTGGGACGCCGAGCAGAAGGCGGACGCCGCCCGCGCCAAGGCGGACGCCAAGGAGGCGTTCGCCCAGGCCCACGAGTCCGACAGCAACGCCAAGGAGTCCAGAGCGGCAGCGGACGCGGCTGCCGGGCACGCGGATGACGCCGAGGCGGCAGCCGGCCGCGCCCGGGCCTCCGCGGACGCGGCCACCGAGGCAGCGGCCGAGGCGGACGCCGCGGCCACCCGCGCCGAAGCGGCCGCCAAGCGGGCCCGCTCCCACGCGGATGCCGCACACGCCGCCAAGCTGAAGTCCGACGCAGCGGTGAAGACAGCCACCAGCGCCGCGGCGGACGCCATCAAGGCATCCGAGCACGCCTCCTCCGAGGCCAAGACGGCCGTCGAGCTGGCGGACGAGGCGGAGAAGCTGGCCAAGACCGCCAAGTCCCAGGCGGACGAGGCGAACAAGGAGGCCGCCAAGGCCCTGGTCGCCTCGGCGAAGGCCGCAGGCTTCGCCCACGTCACGGCGCAGGCCGCCGTCGACGCGGGCAACGCCGCCGTCCAGGTCGCCAAGCCGGCCAACGACGCGATCGAACTCGGCTCCCCCTACGTCACCACCGACTCGGCCGCCGGCCTGGTCGTGCTGACCGGGCAGGCGTCGAAGTCGCTCGCCGAGCAGCAGCAGGCCGTCGCCGATGCCCACGCCGAGAACGCACAGGCGGAGGCAGCCGCGGCGAAGAACCTCGCCGAGCAGGCGACCGGCGACGCCAAGGCCGCGTACCAGCACGCCGCCAACGCCGCCGGACACGCGGCCACCGCTCGCACCTACTCCAAGGAGGCACTCGGATACGCCGCCGACGCCGCCAAGGCCGCATCCAAGGCGACGGCGTCTCTGGCCCGCACCATCGAGTACAACCGGCAGGCCACCGAGGACGCCGAAGCCGCCGACAAGGCAGCCGGCCGCGCCGAAGGCCACGCCAAGGACGCCCGCGACTCCGCCGACCAGGCAGCGCTCGACGCCGAAGCCGCCCGCACGGCCGCCTCCGAGGCCGAACAGGCCGCGAAGGACGCCCGCGCCGCCGCGGACCGCGCCGACACCGCCGCGACCGAAGCCGAACAAGCGGCCAAGGACGCGCTGAAGTACGCCAAGGAGGCACAGGAAGCCGCGGAGTCCGCGGCACGCAAGCAGGCCAACCAGCAGGTCGCGTCAGGCGCGGGCACCGGCATCGGCGGCACCTGGTACGTCGTCGACGACAGCAGCGTCGAGATCACCGACGCCAAACAGCAGAACGACTGCGTCATCGAGATCGGCTTCGAGGGCTGCACCGTCACGTTCAAGGTCACGTTCAACGCGACAGTCGACTTCTTCCTGTGCACTGATCCCGAGGTGCCGGCCACAGCATCCGGCTGTGCGGCGGCGGACACGATCCTGGTCAAGACCGAGCACCTCACAGGGCTGAAGAAGGATGTCACCCAGTACTTCAGCAAGCTCGACCTGATCAAGCAGACCGTCGTCTACCAGATCCTGAAGGCGGTCCTGGTCCAGGACTTCGTCGACTGCTGGCACGGAAGCGCCAGCGGCTGCGCGTGGGCGGCGAGCAACTTCATCCCCGGCAAGGCGTTCGCCAAGATCGCCGACGCACTCATCGCCCTGGACGCCGCGCTGCGGACCGGCGTGGGCGTTGCCGACGCCTACAAGGCCCTGAAGAACCTGGACATCGACCCCGGTTCGCTGGCGGCCCTCGAGCGGCAGGCCAACATCGTCGAAGACGCCTTGTCGAGCTGCCGCGTCAACAGCTTCCCGGCGGACACCCTTGTGCTGATGGCGGACGGAAGCCGTCGGCAGATCAGCTCGGTTCGAGAGGGCGACCTGGTCCTGGCGACGGATCCCGAGACGGGTGTCCACGCGCCGCAGCCGGTGACGAATACGTTTCGGCACGGCACTCGGCGCCTCGTCGATGTCTCCCTTGCCGGCGGCACCAGCCTGACCAGCACCGCCGGACACCGGATATACGTGGACGGGCGAGGCTGGACGTTCGTCGCCGACCTGCGGACCGGCGATCGGCTGCGCCAGCCGGACGGCACGTCCCGTGTCGTCAGCGCGCTGCGCGACCGGTCAGGTCTGGCACCCCGCGCGGTCTACGACCTGACGGTCGACAAGCTGCACACCTTCTACGTGGGTACGGAGGGGACGGCGGGCGTCCCGACCAGGGATGTCCTGGTCCACAACTGTCTGAACCTGCGCCTGCACGAGGGCGACCGCGGAGCCCACACCATCAAGGACCACGTCGAAACCACTCCGGAGAGGGCGACCAACAAGGCCAAGGCCGATATCGCCAAGAACCCCAACAGCCCTGGTATGACCGGTGTCTGGAAGGATCTGGACACGGCCCAGGCCGCCGTCGACGAGGCGATGAAGAAGTGGCTGACGGGCATGTCCAAGAAGCAGAACGGTGCGAACCGGCAGCGGCTCGACAAGTGGATGAAAGAAACCCCGAAGGATACCGAGAGCCCCACACACCTCCTCTCGTTCGAGGTGACACTCGACGACACAGCGTCTCTGGGGACCGTCTACCACCACACCGGTGACAGCTGGCCGGCCCAGAACATCGTGTCCATCACACTCAAGAGGTCCCCACACAAACCGGGCTACATGGTGTACACCTCGTACCCCAAGGGAAAGAAGCCCACCACGTGA
- a CDS encoding oxygenase MpaB family protein, with the protein MTWTEATEATEATEATEASMDALRQAGDELADATVATLFERGEVGKFNTLMRYVSSAGAPLPDGLPDVAREYLESTRTPPAWVDWGEMEKARLFFIDNNVHISTALSFASMPACYLVPHVAKLLSATHGLKYPSKRMAETGQFTVYLMQPDAFEAGGRFVPAAQKVRLLHASIRHHLVRENRWDTEALGTPICQEDMIGGQMFFSMLVLDSLHRLGIHMSEEGADAYYYAWRVVGAMLGVDQDAVPHTLEEARRFLDLYMVRHMGPSEEGTHLTRQLIDLYEEVVPGTFFDPIVSALIRYLVGDTSADWLQVPRTSWDTVVKAAPHLLGVLESIEDHSPFGAWALDRLGHLTSVLELSTLTRGRVMHYAIPEQLRKDYGVSSAVPRTNRWAPPAPTLF; encoded by the coding sequence ATGACCTGGACCGAGGCAACCGAGGCAACCGAGGCAACCGAGGCAACCGAGGCATCGATGGACGCGCTGCGGCAGGCCGGTGACGAACTCGCCGACGCCACCGTCGCCACGCTCTTCGAACGCGGGGAGGTGGGCAAGTTCAACACCTTGATGCGGTACGTCTCCTCGGCCGGCGCTCCCCTGCCGGACGGGTTGCCCGATGTCGCCCGCGAGTATCTGGAGAGCACCCGCACCCCTCCGGCCTGGGTGGACTGGGGGGAGATGGAGAAGGCCCGGCTCTTCTTCATCGACAACAACGTGCACATCTCCACCGCGCTGTCCTTCGCCTCCATGCCCGCCTGCTACCTCGTCCCGCATGTGGCGAAGCTGCTGTCGGCGACGCACGGGCTGAAGTACCCCTCCAAGCGGATGGCGGAGACCGGGCAGTTCACGGTCTATCTGATGCAGCCCGACGCCTTCGAGGCCGGCGGTCGCTTTGTCCCGGCAGCCCAGAAGGTGCGCCTTCTGCACGCGTCCATCCGCCATCACCTCGTCCGCGAGAACCGCTGGGACACCGAGGCCCTTGGGACACCGATCTGTCAGGAGGACATGATCGGCGGGCAGATGTTCTTCTCCATGCTCGTCCTGGACAGCCTGCACCGCCTCGGCATCCACATGTCGGAGGAGGGCGCGGACGCCTACTACTACGCGTGGCGCGTCGTCGGCGCGATGCTCGGCGTCGACCAGGACGCGGTGCCCCACACCCTGGAGGAGGCCCGCCGGTTCCTCGACCTGTACATGGTCCGGCACATGGGGCCCTCCGAGGAGGGGACGCATCTGACCCGGCAGTTGATCGACCTCTACGAGGAGGTGGTGCCCGGCACTTTCTTCGACCCGATCGTGTCCGCCCTCATCCGCTACCTCGTCGGCGACACCAGCGCCGACTGGCTGCAGGTGCCGCGCACCTCGTGGGACACCGTCGTGAAGGCCGCGCCGCATCTGCTGGGCGTGCTGGAGAGCATCGAGGACCACTCCCCCTTCGGCGCCTGGGCCCTGGACCGTCTCGGCCATCTCACCAGCGTGCTGGAGCTGTCCACCCTCACCCGGGGACGCGTCATGCACTACGCGATCCCCGAGCAGCTCAGGAAGGACTACGGCGTCTCCAGCGCGGTGCCGCGCACCAACCGGTGGGCTCCGCCCGCTCCCACGCTCTTCTGA
- a CDS encoding polyprenyl synthetase family protein — protein sequence MGSDRWEPAAFKVRVDEVLRGFVAEEADAFAAIDPVLAGVAESLEAAVADGKRLRAAFCYWGWRAAGQPDSDALVRAAASMELVHAAAVVHDDLIDDSPLRHGRPTVHVALRGAVGSRPDADAAARSLAMLVGDLLMALAGQLFATSGLPAAYLVRARPLWSLMARELIAGECLEILRTGAGPDTAVSLKVIRYKTAKYTVEQPLLIGGVLAGAGSRLREGYSAYGLPLGEAFQLRDDLLGLFGDPDHTGKANADDVRGRRPTALLAETWRLAGVEERELLRALLGRDDLDSEGLDARELDAVREVMCRLKAPDRIEDMISARVEEALDALHGLDVPTPSAAALTALAHSAAVRLF from the coding sequence GTGGGGTCTGACCGGTGGGAGCCGGCCGCGTTCAAGGTCCGTGTCGACGAGGTGCTGCGGGGGTTCGTCGCCGAGGAGGCCGATGCGTTCGCCGCGATCGATCCGGTGCTCGCGGGTGTGGCCGAGAGCCTGGAGGCGGCGGTCGCGGACGGCAAGCGGCTGCGGGCGGCCTTCTGCTACTGGGGGTGGCGTGCGGCGGGGCAGCCGGACAGTGACGCGCTGGTGCGGGCGGCGGCCTCCATGGAGCTGGTGCATGCCGCGGCCGTGGTGCACGACGACCTGATCGACGACAGTCCGCTGCGGCACGGGCGGCCGACGGTGCATGTCGCGCTGCGGGGTGCTGTCGGGAGCCGGCCGGACGCCGATGCCGCCGCCCGGTCGCTGGCGATGCTGGTGGGTGATCTGCTGATGGCGCTGGCCGGGCAGTTGTTCGCCACCAGTGGGCTGCCCGCCGCGTATCTCGTCCGGGCGCGGCCGTTGTGGTCGCTGATGGCCCGCGAGCTGATCGCGGGCGAGTGTCTCGAGATCCTGCGCACCGGGGCCGGTCCGGACACGGCTGTCTCACTGAAAGTGATCCGGTACAAGACCGCCAAGTACACCGTCGAGCAGCCCCTGCTCATCGGCGGCGTCCTGGCCGGAGCGGGCTCGCGGCTGCGCGAGGGCTACTCCGCGTACGGGCTGCCGCTGGGCGAGGCGTTCCAGCTCCGGGACGATCTGCTCGGCCTGTTCGGGGACCCGGACCACACCGGCAAGGCCAACGCCGACGATGTGCGCGGGCGGCGGCCCACGGCCCTGCTGGCGGAGACATGGCGGCTGGCCGGGGTGGAGGAGCGGGAGTTGCTGCGTGCCCTGCTGGGCCGGGACGACCTGGACTCGGAGGGGCTGGACGCGCGGGAGCTGGACGCCGTACGGGAGGTGATGTGCCGGCTGAAGGCGCCCGACCGTATCGAGGACATGATCAGCGCGCGGGTCGAGGAGGCGCTCGATGCCCTCCACGGGCTGGATGTGCCGACGCCCTCCGCCGCCGCGCTGACCGCGCTCGCGCATTCGGCGGCGGTCCGGCTGTTCTGA
- a CDS encoding polyprenyl synthetase → MTREAERCRGLEGQAVLLAAGLADLAVSTVGSAVGTVRGLLRRSDGAELAAEAEHELVARGRLALDRYAAVPPAHLEILARHAQARKAAGGV, encoded by the coding sequence ATGACGCGAGAAGCGGAACGTTGCCGTGGCCTGGAGGGGCAGGCCGTGTTGCTGGCGGCAGGGCTGGCCGATCTGGCGGTGAGTACGGTCGGGTCGGCCGTGGGGACGGTACGGGGGTTGCTGCGCCGTTCCGATGGCGCGGAGCTGGCGGCGGAGGCCGAGCACGAGCTGGTGGCGCGGGGGCGGCTGGCGTTGGACCGGTACGCGGCCGTGCCGCCCGCCCACCTGGAGATTCTCGCCCGGCACGCCCAGGCCCGGAAGGCCGCCGGTGGGGTCTGA